A genomic region of Rhodococcus pyridinivorans contains the following coding sequences:
- a CDS encoding FxsA family protein encodes MYPLLFVLYVVAEIAVLAWLGSTLGALATVLIFLGVSAAGYLVLAALGRRALRNLGELRGGRAPHANSPERVLTDGALIGAGAALVLIPGIVSTVLGVLLLLPSRAALRPAVRTLVARRARAAGFSAQRLVVVDGQVVDHSVVGGAPHLTGGAAVTEQVDDRGTVLEGEIVETPRRREER; translated from the coding sequence GTGTACCCGTTGTTGTTCGTGCTCTACGTCGTGGCGGAGATCGCGGTGCTGGCCTGGCTCGGCTCCACCCTCGGAGCCCTGGCCACCGTGTTGATCTTCCTCGGTGTCAGCGCCGCCGGTTATCTCGTGCTTGCCGCCCTGGGTCGCCGCGCGCTGCGCAACCTCGGTGAGCTGCGCGGTGGCCGGGCGCCGCACGCGAATTCCCCGGAGCGGGTGCTCACCGACGGCGCGCTCATCGGCGCCGGCGCGGCCCTGGTGCTGATTCCCGGCATCGTCAGCACCGTGCTCGGGGTGCTGCTGTTGCTGCCGTCCCGCGCCGCGCTGCGTCCGGCGGTGCGCACGCTGGTCGCGCGGCGGGCCCGCGCCGCCGGGTTCTCCGCGCAGCGGCTGGTGGTGGTCGACGGGCAGGTCGTCGATCACAGTGTCGTCGGTGGTGCCCCGCACCTGACCGGTGGTGCGGCCGTGACCGAGCAGGTCGACGACCGTGGCACCGTGCTCGAAGGGGAGATCGTGGAGACCCCGCGCCGCCGCGAGGAGCGGTAA